AGTTTGGCAAAATACTATTGGAGGCGATTTTAGCGATATTCCTGGCGGCGCCATATTAAATAATGATGGCAGCTTTTTCATAGCCGGGATTAGCAATTCTCCGATATCAGATGATAAGGTTGATTCACATTATGGGGCATTGTTATATTATGATCTTTGGCTAGTGAAATTAGATTCATTTGGAAATGTCCTATGGACTAAAACAATTGGGACAGTTGAAGATGACAAATTTGGAGACATAGAAGCAACATGTGATGGGGGATTTATTCTTGTAAGTTCTACTCAAGGTGGCATCTCATATGATAAAACCACACCAAGCTTTGGGGGAAGCGATTATTGGGTTTTAAAATTCGATACTGAGGGAGATTTATTATGGCAAAATTCCTTTGGTGGCAATCAAAGCGATATACCCAGGAGTATTTCACAAAATATAGATGGTATATTTAATAGGTGGAACTTCTTACTCAGGAATTTCTGGAATAAAAAGTGATTCATCCAGAGGGTATTCTGATTATTGGATTGTTAAAATTGATCAATTTGGTAATGTTATATGGGATAAAACGATTGGTGGTGAAAATACAGATCAAATTGAATATGTGATTGAAGGTGGAAGCAATATTTATACGGTTGGAAGCTCCAATTCTAATCTCTCAGGCGAGAAAAATGAAAACTCGATGGGAGGTGATGTCATATATTATTCAGATTATTGGATCCTAGGACTAAGCAAAGACTCTGTATTTAATACTGAAGAGTGTAATAATTTAGATGATAATTGCAATGGGTTAGCTGACGAAGATCTAATGGTTTATAAATTATATATAGATGGAGACAGTGATGGCTTTGGTAATTATGAAATTGACACTTTAAGTTGTTTCTCTGAGATAGATGGGTATGTTTCAGATTCTACGGATTGTAATGATTTGGATCCAGATATAAATTCTGATGAAATTGAAGTTTACAATGGAATAGATGATAACTGCAATGATATTATTGATGAGGGGGTTAATTTAATAAATGAAATTATCGAAACTCAGTTTATTATTATGCCTTCCATAACTTCAGATAATGTGACAATTAAAATCATATGAAAATTGTTTCAATTGCGAAGTTAAAATCTTTAGCATATGTGGAGAACAATTAATAAACACTTTGCTAAAAGACAAAATTGAAGTGCTTGAATTAGAGTCGTTGAGTAAAGGCTTATATATTATTAATCTATATTCTGAAAATGAGTTTATCGGTAATGTTAAAGTTATAAAAATTTAAATTAAATAAGCCCTTGATTAGCTTTTGCAATTTTCAATGATACGGAAATTAGCCCATACTCGGCCTATAAAATTGAAAAATGAAAATCGATTTAGCCTCTTCGATCTTCAGTTTCTTCTTTATTCTTCACATAAAAGAAGATTATTATTCCTGCTAAAAATAATAGGATCACAATTATACATAGGTAAGATTTATTCACCTCTTAGGCATAGCCGATGGAATTTCCTCTCAGAGTAAATGGATCATTTACAGTAGTTATATCTATCATTTTTTTTAATTATTTTAATTATTTCGTTTTCCTTGTTAATGAGTACGTAATTATAAAGTGCATGGCAGCGGTTACCAGTTATTTCTTCATAATGAGTAAAAACAGCTAAGGAATATCCCTTTCCCAACAGAAATTGCTTGTGAACTTCGATTTCTGTTTTGCCCTCTAACAGCTCGTCTAGGACTTTAATGTTTTTAAGCAATGGTTTGTCCACGAATGATTTCTTTAACCGCAGTTCCTTTGCTTTTTTGTTATTATATCTTACCCTGTTTTCATCTGTTGCGAAAACCTGATTTGATCTTGTTGAGATAAATAACTCTCCTGTTAACGGGTCTGTTTTTTCTATCAATTCCATAGTTACAAAATTACAATACAAATCAAATCCGTGTTAATATAAATTAGTGCTAAGTGACGCATAATAATGCATTAACTTAAATTTATTCAAATTAATTTATATAAATTACGAGTATACCTAAATGATATTGAATTGTATACGTCATATTTTTCATTTTAAATTGCTTTGAATTTGCTTCCAACTGTCATCTGAATTAGACCGAAGATTTACTAAATTTGCAAGTGAACCACCTATATTCAAAATTATGCTCAATAATATATCCAAAATAAAACAAGTTGTATTCGAGGAACCTCGTATTGGAAATAAAACTGAATTGGCACCTTACGAAATTACGCTCGAATTTTTACCCTCTTTCTCTTCATTTATTATAGATGGAGATTTTTCGCATGAGTTATACTCCAGAAGTTTGATCTTAACAGTCTATAACCTACAAAAAAGAAAATGGCCTTCTTTTCTTGAATATCAGACTAATATTAAAACTGACCCTCGAAAATGGCTTTCCCAATTTGAAGACCTTTTATTTAAAAACAAGACCTATTTCAAGGAGCAGGCCGAAAATGAATTTTATAATGGGATAATGGAAATGGTGAAAGAGGCAATTGATAAATTGAAGCTAATAGAATTAAACCCAAACATAAATTTGAAGAGTCCACAGGAAAGTATTTCGACCTTAGACTTGTACCAAACTGCAATACTTTTTGCGTATCTAAAGGAAAGCGGAATAATTCTACCATATGACAATAAAAGCCTTGCGAAGCTCTTGCATCATCTTACAGGTCATTCAGAGCAGAATTTAAGAACAAAAGGTCTTGGAAATATTTATTCGATTAAAGGTGAAACTCGTAACGAAGAAAAACAATACAATCTAATACGTGTTAAAAATCAGATTGAAGGGTTACTCAAGAAAATTAAATCCGATCTGAAATAGCTCTCCAGCTTGAATTTGAAAGAAAGTAACCCCTATAGGAGGTGTTACTCGCCTATTTATTCCTAAATCTTTACATCCGAATCTATTTTTTTACTTT
This sequence is a window from Bacteroidota bacterium. Protein-coding genes within it:
- a CDS encoding putative metal-binding motif-containing protein; this translates as MVYLIGGTSYSGISGIKSDSSRGYSDYWIVKIDQFGNVIWDKTIGGENTDQIEYVIEGGSNIYTVGSSNSNLSGEKNENSMGGDVIYYSDYWILGLSKDSVFNTEECNNLDDNCNGLADEDLMVYKLYIDGDSDGFGNYEIDTLSCFSEIDGYVSDSTDCNDLDPDINSDEIEVYNGIDDNCNDIIDEGVNLINEIIETQFIIMPSITSDNVTIKII